One part of the Flavobacterium johnsoniae UW101 genome encodes these proteins:
- a CDS encoding lipocalin family protein: MKKSILMCMIAAMFFACKSASSTASTDTTLSKKLDRPTQVALKGNWVLTNVSYPGSDYIKVNSFDLADSKCFIGSTWSFISNNNKGTMALTSPSCTSFSSPIVWSINNQGMFILKILDAGEKAKKVRDGYLLKVAGVTESSFQLIDNINVGGQVKDVVYQFQRAN; encoded by the coding sequence ATGAAGAAGAGTATCTTAATGTGCATGATTGCCGCAATGTTTTTTGCGTGCAAATCTGCTTCGTCCACAGCTTCAACAGACACAACGCTTTCAAAAAAGCTTGACCGACCAACTCAGGTTGCTCTTAAAGGAAACTGGGTGCTTACAAATGTGTCTTATCCGGGTTCAGATTATATCAAAGTAAATTCATTTGATCTTGCAGATTCTAAATGTTTTATTGGCAGTACCTGGAGTTTTATTTCAAATAATAATAAAGGTACTATGGCTTTAACATCGCCAAGCTGTACTTCATTTTCTTCGCCAATTGTGTGGAGTATTAACAATCAGGGAATGTTTATTCTTAAAATTCTTGATGCCGGTGAAAAAGCTAAGAAAGTAAGAGATGGTTATCTGCTTAAAGTTGCAGGTGTAACTGAAAGTTCTTTTCAGTTAATTGACAACATCAATGTTGGCGGACAAGTAAAAGATGTTGTTTATCAATTTCAAAGAGCTAATTAA
- the htpG gene encoding molecular chaperone HtpG, which translates to MTTGKINVSVENIFPLIKKFLYSDHEIFLRELVSNGTDATLKLKHLISIGEAKVEYGNPIIAIKIDKEGKKIHIIDQGLGMTADEVEKYINQVAFSGAEEFLDKYKDSAKDSGIIGHFGLGFYSAFMVAEKVEIITKSYKDEPAAHWTCDGSPEFTLEPADKTSRGTEIILHIAEDSLEFLEDSKISGLLNKYNKFMPIPIKFGTRTETLPKPEDAPEDYVNETVEIDNIINNPNPAWTKQPSELSDEDYKNFYRELYPMQFEEPLFHIHLNVDYPFNLTGILYFPKLGTDMQIQKDKIQLYQNQVYVTDNVEGIVPEFLTMLKGVIDSPDIPLNVSRSGLQADGAVKKISNYITRKVADKLKSLFNENRADFEAKWNDIKIVLEYGMLSEEKFYEKAGAFVLYPTVDDTYFTLDELKEKLKENQTDKDGKLVVLYAGNKDAQHSYIEAAKDKGYEVLLLDSPIISHLIQKIENDNSGLTFVRVDSDHIDNLIKKEENTISRLSDDEKAALKTSLEAYIPKAYSVQLEAMDSQAAPFIITQPEFMRRMKEMSQTGGGGMFGMGNMPEMYNLVVNTNSDLASSILNTEDKTHQEHLVKQALDLAKLSQNLLKGEALTAFVKRSFEMIK; encoded by the coding sequence ATGACAACAGGTAAAATTAATGTTTCGGTAGAAAACATCTTTCCCTTAATCAAAAAGTTCTTATACAGCGACCACGAAATCTTTTTACGTGAGCTGGTTTCAAACGGAACCGACGCTACTTTAAAGTTAAAACACCTTATCAGCATTGGCGAAGCTAAAGTTGAATACGGAAATCCAATTATCGCAATCAAAATTGATAAAGAAGGTAAAAAAATCCATATTATCGATCAAGGTTTAGGTATGACGGCTGATGAAGTAGAAAAATACATTAATCAGGTTGCTTTTTCCGGAGCCGAAGAATTCCTAGACAAATACAAAGATTCTGCTAAAGATTCAGGAATTATCGGACATTTTGGTCTTGGTTTTTATTCTGCATTTATGGTTGCAGAAAAAGTAGAAATCATCACAAAATCATACAAAGATGAGCCAGCTGCACACTGGACTTGTGACGGAAGCCCTGAGTTTACTTTAGAACCGGCTGACAAAACTTCACGTGGTACAGAAATCATTCTTCATATTGCTGAAGATTCTTTAGAATTCTTAGAAGATTCTAAAATTTCTGGCTTATTAAACAAGTACAACAAGTTTATGCCTATTCCAATTAAATTTGGAACAAGAACTGAAACTCTTCCAAAACCAGAAGATGCTCCGGAAGATTACGTTAATGAAACTGTTGAAATTGACAACATCATTAACAACCCAAATCCGGCATGGACAAAACAGCCTTCTGAATTATCTGACGAAGATTACAAAAACTTCTACAGAGAATTGTATCCAATGCAATTTGAAGAGCCGTTATTTCACATTCATTTAAATGTAGATTATCCGTTTAACTTAACTGGAATTTTGTATTTCCCTAAATTGGGTACAGATATGCAGATCCAGAAAGACAAAATTCAGTTGTACCAAAACCAGGTTTACGTTACAGACAACGTAGAAGGAATTGTACCTGAATTTTTGACAATGTTAAAAGGTGTAATTGATTCTCCGGATATTCCATTAAACGTTTCTCGTTCTGGTTTACAGGCAGACGGCGCTGTTAAGAAAATTTCAAACTACATTACTCGTAAAGTAGCTGATAAACTGAAATCTTTATTTAACGAAAACCGCGCTGATTTTGAAGCAAAATGGAACGATATTAAAATCGTTTTAGAGTACGGAATGCTTTCTGAAGAGAAATTCTACGAAAAAGCAGGTGCATTTGTTTTATACCCAACGGTAGACGATACTTATTTCACTTTAGATGAATTGAAAGAAAAACTAAAAGAAAACCAAACTGATAAAGATGGTAAACTTGTAGTTCTTTATGCAGGAAACAAAGATGCTCAGCACTCTTACATTGAAGCAGCAAAAGATAAAGGATACGAAGTATTACTTTTAGATTCGCCGATTATTTCGCACTTAATTCAGAAAATCGAAAATGATAACAGCGGATTAACTTTTGTTCGTGTAGATTCTGACCACATTGATAACTTAATCAAAAAAGAAGAAAATACAATTTCAAGATTATCTGATGACGAAAAAGCAGCCTTAAAAACTTCATTAGAAGCTTATATTCCAAAAGCTTACAGTGTTCAGTTAGAAGCTATGGATTCTCAGGCAGCGCCATTCATTATTACGCAGCCAGAATTTATGAGAAGAATGAAAGAAATGAGCCAGACTGGCGGAGGCGGAATGTTTGGAATGGGTAATATGCCGGAGATGTACAATTTGGTTGTAAACACAAACTCTGATTTAGCATCGAGCATTTTAAATACCGAAGACAAAACACACCAAGAGCATTTGGTAAAACAAGCTTTAGATTTAGCTAAATTATCTCAAAACCTATTAAAAGGCGAAGCGTTAACGGCTTTCGTAAAAAGAAGTTTTGAAATGATTAAATAA
- a CDS encoding DUF4369 domain-containing protein, whose product MKKSIIAFVTLAMLASCDKKESADNLHITGNIKGLKTGTLYIQRIVDTSLVAIDSIKIDGNSAFERDIKLESPEMLYLFLDRGVTNSLDNNILFFAEPGNMNIETNLDNFIASAKITGSKNQELYEEYQKINTRFRDENLSMVEAKFKALKRQDQKTLDSLDAKQQSNIKRKYLYATNFAINNKDHEVAPYIALAEIYDINLKFLDTIQKSMTPKVAQSLYGKKLTKYVADIKKEEQKAPAAAQTETTAAEAQK is encoded by the coding sequence ATGAAAAAATCAATTATTGCCTTTGTTACTCTTGCAATGCTTGCATCGTGCGACAAAAAAGAATCTGCTGATAACTTACATATTACAGGAAACATAAAAGGTTTAAAAACCGGAACTTTATATATCCAGAGAATTGTAGATACATCTCTTGTTGCCATTGATAGTATTAAAATCGACGGAAATTCAGCTTTTGAAAGAGATATTAAATTAGAATCTCCAGAAATGCTTTACTTATTTTTAGATCGCGGTGTAACGAATTCTTTAGACAATAATATCTTATTCTTTGCTGAGCCTGGAAATATGAATATCGAAACTAATTTGGATAATTTTATTGCAAGCGCAAAAATCACAGGTTCTAAAAACCAGGAATTATACGAAGAATATCAAAAAATAAACACTCGTTTTAGAGATGAAAATCTTTCGATGGTTGAAGCAAAATTCAAAGCTTTAAAAAGACAAGATCAAAAAACTCTTGACAGCCTTGACGCAAAGCAGCAGTCAAACATTAAAAGAAAATATTTATATGCTACAAACTTTGCCATTAACAATAAAGATCACGAAGTAGCACCTTATATTGCTTTAGCAGAGATTTACGACATTAACCTTAAGTTTCTTGACACGATTCAAAAATCAATGACTCCAAAAGTAGCGCAGTCACTTTACGGAAAGAAACTGACAAAATATGTAGCTGACATCAAAAAAGAAGAACAAAAAGCTCCTGCAGCTGCTCAAACTGAAACTACAGCAGCTGAAGCACAAAAATAA
- a CDS encoding type I phosphomannose isomerase catalytic subunit, translating into MKPNLYPLQFEPILKERIWGGEKLKTVLNKPITSKITGESWELSTVEGDVSTVANGELKGKSLMDLINETPDEILGTRVYERFGKQFPLLFKYLDAREDLSIQVHPNDKLAKERHNSFGKTEMWYVMQADADSRIIVGFKENSSKEEYLKHLHDNTLVSILDDVKAKAGDVFFLETGTVHAIGAGLVVAEIQQTSDITYRLYDFDRVDAQGNKRELHVDLALDAINYNKVDTQKKYDSKANTSNTVVDCPYFTTNFIPLEDKVQVSKSGETFTVYMCIEGSFEIEYDGFKHTYIKGDTVLVPAAINAFVLSGKASILEIYIS; encoded by the coding sequence ATGAAACCAAACTTGTACCCATTGCAATTTGAACCAATCCTGAAAGAAAGAATCTGGGGAGGTGAGAAATTAAAAACAGTATTAAACAAACCGATTACTTCTAAAATTACCGGTGAAAGCTGGGAATTGTCTACTGTAGAAGGAGATGTAAGCACCGTCGCTAACGGAGAATTAAAAGGAAAATCATTAATGGATTTGATTAATGAAACGCCAGACGAAATTCTTGGAACAAGAGTTTACGAGCGTTTTGGAAAACAGTTTCCTTTACTTTTTAAATATTTAGATGCACGCGAAGATCTTTCGATCCAGGTGCATCCAAACGATAAACTGGCAAAAGAACGTCACAATTCATTTGGAAAAACTGAAATGTGGTATGTTATGCAGGCCGATGCTGATTCTAGAATTATTGTAGGTTTTAAAGAAAATTCGAGTAAAGAAGAATATTTAAAACATTTGCACGATAATACCTTAGTTTCTATTCTCGATGACGTAAAAGCAAAAGCAGGAGACGTTTTCTTTTTAGAAACCGGAACCGTTCATGCAATTGGTGCAGGTTTAGTAGTTGCCGAAATTCAGCAGACATCTGATATTACGTATCGTTTATATGATTTTGATCGTGTAGATGCACAGGGGAATAAAAGAGAATTACACGTAGATTTAGCACTTGATGCTATAAACTACAATAAAGTCGATACGCAGAAGAAATACGATTCAAAAGCCAATACTTCAAATACAGTTGTAGATTGTCCTTATTTCACTACAAATTTTATTCCGTTAGAAGATAAAGTACAGGTTTCTAAATCTGGAGAAACATTTACCGTTTATATGTGTATTGAAGGAAGTTTTGAAATTGAATATGACGGGTTCAAACACACTTACATTAAAGGAGATACTGTTTTGGTTCCAGCTGCGATAAATGCATTTGTTTTGAGCGGAAAAGCTTCAATTTTAGAAATTTACATTTCTTAA
- a CDS encoding peroxiredoxin has product MSLKIGDIVPNFTAKDSHGEVFESKNVLGRKPLVIYFYPKDNTPGCTTEACSFRDQYEDFKDLGAEVIGISADSVKSHHKFANKHQLPFILLSDEDKRLRHLFGVKNNLFGLIPGRVTFIIDRNGVVIYIFDSMNAAKHIPKALEIIKELVL; this is encoded by the coding sequence ATGTCATTGAAAATAGGAGATATAGTTCCGAATTTTACTGCCAAAGATAGTCACGGAGAAGTTTTTGAAAGCAAAAATGTGTTAGGACGAAAGCCCTTAGTGATTTATTTTTACCCTAAAGATAATACGCCTGGCTGTACTACAGAAGCCTGCAGTTTTAGGGATCAATACGAAGATTTTAAAGATTTAGGGGCTGAGGTAATTGGAATAAGTGCCGATAGTGTAAAATCGCACCATAAATTTGCCAACAAACATCAGCTGCCGTTTATTTTACTTTCTGATGAAGACAAACGATTAAGACATCTTTTTGGTGTTAAAAACAATTTGTTTGGACTTATACCAGGAAGAGTAACTTTTATTATTGACAGAAACGGAGTAGTGATTTATATTTTTGACAGCATGAATGCTGCAAAACATATTCCGAAAGCACTGGAGATTATAAAAGAATTAGTATTGTAG
- a CDS encoding 6-carboxytetrahydropterin synthase, which translates to MRVTISRKAHFNAAHRLHRKDWSLEKNNAVFGKCNNPNFHGHNYGLTVSVTGKIDPETGFVLDVKVLADIILEEVEIPFDHKNLNLDVPEFQDLNPTAENIAVVIWNKIRKRIQPDFDLEVVLYETDRNFVTYKGE; encoded by the coding sequence ATGAGAGTAACCATATCAAGAAAAGCGCATTTTAATGCTGCACATCGACTGCATAGGAAGGACTGGTCATTAGAAAAAAACAATGCCGTTTTTGGAAAATGCAACAATCCCAATTTTCATGGTCATAATTATGGTTTAACAGTAAGTGTTACAGGAAAAATTGACCCGGAAACTGGTTTTGTTTTAGATGTGAAAGTATTAGCGGATATTATACTGGAAGAAGTAGAAATTCCGTTTGATCACAAAAACCTGAATCTGGACGTTCCGGAATTTCAGGATTTGAATCCAACTGCAGAAAATATTGCCGTTGTGATATGGAATAAAATTAGAAAAAGAATTCAGCCCGATTTTGATTTAGAAGTCGTGCTTTATGAAACAGACCGCAATTTTGTAACTTATAAAGGAGAATAA
- the idi gene encoding isopentenyl-diphosphate Delta-isomerase has product MTEENVILVNQNDEQIGLMPKLEAHEKALLHRAFSVFILNSKNEVMLQQRAHHKYHSPLLWTNTCCSHQREGETNIEAGSRRLFEEMGFKAELKELFHFIYKAPFDNGLTEHELDHVMIGYYNEEPNINPDEVEDWKWMSIEDVKADIEKQPEIYTVWFKIIFDEFDHYLEDHKL; this is encoded by the coding sequence ATGACAGAAGAAAACGTAATACTAGTTAATCAAAACGATGAACAGATTGGCTTAATGCCAAAATTAGAAGCACATGAAAAAGCGCTTTTGCATCGTGCCTTTTCGGTTTTTATTTTGAATAGTAAAAACGAAGTTATGCTGCAGCAGCGAGCACATCATAAATACCATTCTCCTTTGCTTTGGACAAACACTTGCTGCAGTCATCAAAGAGAAGGCGAAACAAATATTGAAGCAGGAAGCCGAAGATTGTTTGAGGAAATGGGTTTTAAAGCCGAATTAAAAGAGTTGTTTCATTTTATATATAAAGCGCCTTTTGATAACGGTTTAACAGAGCATGAGCTGGATCATGTTATGATTGGTTACTATAATGAAGAACCAAACATAAACCCTGATGAGGTAGAAGACTGGAAATGGATGAGTATTGAAGATGTTAAAGCAGATATTGAAAAACAGCCCGAAATTTATACCGTATGGTTTAAGATAATTTTTGACGAATTTGATCATTATCTGGAAGACCATAAATTATAA